The genomic DNA GTCTGCGGCAGCGATTCCGCCTGCCCCTCGGGCACTCAGGAAGGCGGTGCGTGGTGGGCCTGTTGCTTCTCCAGCGGGAGACTCTGGCTCGTCCGCTCCCTCGACTGCTGCGGTCCGCGGGACCGGCGACCGGCCTGCCCCAGCGGCCGCTCCTGTAACCAGAACAACAGTTGCGGACAGTACCCGTCGAACCAGAACTGGTGTCCGAATCCGTCGACCCGAGCAGCCTACTGCACGCGTGCACAGGTGTGGTCGCAATGCTGATCGGTCTCCTCGTACCGACCGAAACCGGACGCTCGGACAGTCAATACTCGGAGGTCGACCATGCGTGACCGAACGCTTCCGACCGTATCGCCGCGACGGACGACTGGCCTACTGCTCGCCTCGAGCGCTGTCCTGCTGGTCAGCCTCATCGCCGCATCCCTGACCCGAATCGGTGTACCGTCGCGCTCGCTCCCCCATCTGGGTGCCGCACCGAACGCGATCGTCCGTCCCCTCGTTCTGCTCCCGGTCGGCACCACCGATGACCCGAGACTGGCCCCCCGCACGACCGGGCTCGTTCTCGTCGATGCCCGATCGGGAGCGATTCTGGACCGCCACGCGATCGCTGACTCCACCGAGGTCGTGAGCGCCTCTTTCGTCTCGCCCGGCGACCGCATCGTCTTCTACGCCGGCGAGCACACGGGGCCGCACGCACGGCTCGAGGTCCGCCGCCTTCCTGGCTGGGATATCGAGTCCGTTGTCCCGATCGACGCCAGTATCCCGCCAGCCCGCGTGCTCGCTGAGCGCTTCCCCTCGATCAGCGCCTCTGACCCGACGCTCCTCGCGTTCGCAGCCGAACCGCAGGGACGGTGGGCTGCCGTCACGTTCTGGTCGCTGATGGCGCCCAAGCCCGACGGTCCATCCAGCCAGCTCGTGTGGGTGACCATGGTGGACCTCGAGCGTGCCGCGTGGGCTGGGTGGGCCCACCCGCTCCCCGCGAGCCAGGCAGCTTCGCTCGTAGCCCTTCCCGACCGTATCCTGGTGCTCGGCCACGAGCTGCGGACCTCGAGCCGGCGCAGTGTCGGCACGGTCGTCGCGCTCGACCCGCAGAGCGGTGAAACGCTCGGCCAGCTGACCTTGGAGAGTGCCTCGACGACGGTCAAGCCGCTGGGAGAGGGCCTGGGCGACGAGCAAGCCACCTTCTCGACCGCGCTCGACCCCGTTCTCTGGAACGGCCAGCTGTTGGTGGTGACCACCGACCTGGAAGGGTTCGTCATCGACCCCAGTGCGCTCACCGTCACCGCGCACTACCCACCGCTCGCGGACCGGCTCGTCGCCGCCGGACGACCCTTCATCACGGGAGATCGGCTGGTCGTCGGCGGTGGTGCG from Thermomicrobium sp. 4228-Ro includes the following:
- a CDS encoding methylamine dehydrogenase light chain, translated to MVVSGVLFLITEPPVHGQASCSQWHRCGMCGCLCSCVCGSDSACPSGTQEGGAWWACCFSSGRLWLVRSLDCCGPRDRRPACPSGRSCNQNNSCGQYPSNQNWCPNPSTRAAYCTRAQVWSQC